In Rutidosis leptorrhynchoides isolate AG116_Rl617_1_P2 chromosome 2, CSIRO_AGI_Rlap_v1, whole genome shotgun sequence, one genomic interval encodes:
- the LOC139890193 gene encoding uncharacterized protein yields MGEFKLERGVRQGDPLSPFLFIIAAEGLNVLTKKAVGNNRYIGVEIGSNKIPISHLQYADDTIFFGEWSVAEVVSMANMFGCNAGSLPFIYLGLPVSGKMNKMESWNPVLDKFTKRLSDWKARSVSFGGRLTLVKSVLNSLPLYYFSLFRASPCGNCIDGLGIPFHSFFVRKIGNGASTSFWNDLWIGNMALKTVGSRIMRVGSEVVHNWSWGREPTGRAGGELAELSELIHSASMDPECDDSWTWSLSGNGIFKTKTLSTLIDAKLLNSSTSSMELDKRGIDLNSVRCQNCDDDVENIGHALLSCKNVRELWEKIFGWWGVDFPTTVSLKNLLEGNSGQFGSDVAKSI; encoded by the exons ATGGGCGAATTCAAATTAGAGCGTGGTGTTCGACAAGGTGATCCGCTTTCGCCGTTCCTTTTCATAATTGCTGCGGAAGGATTAAATGTGTTGACAAAGAAGGCCGTGGGTAATAATCGGTATATAGGGGTTGAAATTGGCTCGAATAAGATTCCTATCTCACAccttcaatatgcggatgatacgattTTCTTTGGAGAATGGAGTGTT GCAGAAGTTGTAAGTATGGCTAATATGTTTGGTTGTAATGCTGGATCCTTACCTTTCATTTATCTTGGGCTCCCGGTCAGTGGTAAAATGAATAAAATGGAAAGTTGGAACCCGGTGTTGGATAAATTCACCAAAAGGCTCTCGGATTGGAAGGCACGTTCGGTTTCATTTGGTGGACGCTTGACCCTTGTTAAATCGGTGTTAAATAGTCTCCCGTTGTACTACTTTTCTCTCTTTCGTGCATCGCCATGTG GGAATTGTATTGATGGTCTTGGCATTCCATTTCATAGCTTTTTTGTCAGGAAAATTGGTAACGGGGCCTCGACATCGTTTTGGAACGATCTTTGGATTGGGAACATGGCTTTAAAAACAG TGGGTTCAAGAATTATGCGGGTCGGGTCAGAGGTTGTTCACAACTGGAGTTGGGGTCGGGAACCTACAGGTAGGGCGGGTGGAGAGCTTGCTGAGCTGTCTGAATTGATACACTCGGCTAGTATGGATCCAGAATGTGATGACTCGTGGACATGGTCATTAAGCGGTAACGGTATATTCAAAACCAAGACTCTTTCGACTTTAATTGATGCAAAGCTTCTCAATTCAAGTACCTCTTCTATGG AATTAGACAAAAGGGGTATTGATCTAAATTCGGTTCGATGCCAAAATtgtgatgatgatgtcgaaaacaTTGGTCATGCCCTTTTATCTTGTAAAAACGTGCGGGAGCTATGGGAGAAAATTTTCGGATGGTGGGGTGTTGATTTCCCCACGACTGTGAGTTTGAAGAATCTATTAGAAGGTAACTCGGGTCAATTTGGGTCGGACGTGGCGAAGAGCATATAG